The genomic interval AGTGCTCCGGCATCGTCACATCATGCAGATTTACCTCGTAGTCTTTCCCCAGGATCTTGGCGAGGCCGCGGACTACAGGTATCATGATTTTCAATTTCGGATTCATCTTTAAATTTTTAGACAAAAGAAAGACCCCCAATGTTCAGTCATTTTACACCAAACTGACAAACAAAGGAACAATTTTTTGATATTATCTCCAAAAAATTGTTCCTTTGTGATAGATTTTTTGCTGCGTTATTAAGGTCGTGTGGAAACTTATGTAAAAGAGCTGTAGTTTGACAAAATGTTTGAGGGTGTTATAATGCCCTTTGTCAGACATTTCGGGGAAGGAGGAACCTACATGTTTAAAATTAATATCCGTACCAACAACATGATGATGTGCATGTACGCTCAAGGCTCCTCTCCTGATTTGGCGGGCGCTTAGGGCGTCGACTGCATAGATCAGCGAGACCGGGCCTTGCAGGGCCCGGTCTTTTTTTGATTTGTCGTAAAAGTTGCTATGTATATAAAAAGGAAGGTAGACAGGATGATCGAAGTCAAGGGACTTGGAAAAAAGTTTGGCGAACTAAAGGTCCTCGATGACATCTCTTTAAAAGTTGAAAGAGGTGACGTATTCGGTATCGTGGGACACTCAGGAGCGGGAAAGTCGACGCTTCTGCGCTGCCTCAACGGGCTGGAGGGCTACAGCGAAGGTTCGGTGAAAGTGATGGGTCAGGAAGTCTGTGAGCTTGACGACCACAAACTGAAGGAACTTCGCAGGGAGATGGGAATGATCTTTCAGAATTTCAGTCTCATGAACAGGAAGAACGTTTATGAAAATATTATGTTCCCGCTGGAAGTCTGGGGAATCCCCAAAAAAAAGGCAGAGGAGAGAGTTCTCGACCTGCTGGATCTCGTTGGACTGACAGAGAAGAAAAACGAAAAAATACGAAATCTGAGTGGAGGGCAGAAGCAGCGCATCGGGATCGCGAGGGCGCTGGCGCTTGAACCGAAGATCCTTCTGTGCGATGAAGCTACATCCGCCCTTGACCCCAAAACGACCATATCCATCCTGGAACTGCTCATGGACATCAACAAAAAGCTGGGAGTCACAATAATAGTCGTCACCCACCAGATGGAGGTGGTCAAGATGGTCTGCAACAAGGTCGTGATACTCGACGGCGGCAGGATAGTCGCATCGGGGGATACTGACAGTCTCTTCCTGGCTCCTGGAGAAGAGCTTCGCAAGCTCATCACAGACGATTACGCCGTCATCCCTTCAGGGACGAACATAAGGCTCATGTTCCCCCGCGAGATAGCCAACGAGAGCATCATCACAAGCATGGCAAGAGAGCTGGACACAAACTTCTCGGTAGTCGGGGGAAGGATCGAAAGATACAGGGAGACTGTGATGGGATTTCTGATAATAAACGTCTCTGATCCAGACCTTGACAGGGTCATAGACTGGCTCAGGAAAAACGGGATGTTCTGGGAGGTGATGCGC from Synergistaceae bacterium DZ-S4 carries:
- a CDS encoding methionine ABC transporter ATP-binding protein, which gives rise to MYIKRKVDRMIEVKGLGKKFGELKVLDDISLKVERGDVFGIVGHSGAGKSTLLRCLNGLEGYSEGSVKVMGQEVCELDDHKLKELRREMGMIFQNFSLMNRKNVYENIMFPLEVWGIPKKKAEERVLDLLDLVGLTEKKNEKIRNLSGGQKQRIGIARALALEPKILLCDEATSALDPKTTISILELLMDINKKLGVTIIVVTHQMEVVKMVCNKVVILDGGRIVASGDTDSLFLAPGEELRKLITDDYAVIPSGTNIRLMFPREIANESIITSMARELDTNFSVVGGRIERYRETVMGFLIINVSDPDLDRVIDWLRKNGMFWEVMRDA